Part of the Jatrophihabitans sp. GAS493 genome, AAGGGAGGCATGCAGACCTACGGGGTAACCACGAACCCGATCTTCATGCCGGGACGAGTCGAGCCGAGGTATTCGGAGTTCCTTAGTTTCATTGGCATCTCGGTCGATCATGACACCGACACGAATCACTACCTGGACGCGACCCTGGCCTACAAACGGGCCTGCCTCAACGCGGTCGAGTATCTGAAGAAGTTCGGCTACTCCGGCGAGCAGGCCTATCTGATCCTGGGCTCGGCGCCGATCGAGGGTCGGATCAGCGGCGTAGTCGATATCCCCAACGCCTGCTGTTCGCTCTACCTGCCGACTCAGATCTTCGACTTCGACATCACTCCCTCCGCGGCCGGGCCGCAGTGGGGCGACCGAGGGGCGTGCGCACTCACGTCATAGTCGCGCCGCACGCGCTCGTGAGATGGTGATGTGGTGAAGACGCTGCTGAACATCATCTGGCTGGTGCTTGCCGGCTTCTGGATGGCGATCGCCTATGTGGTGGCCGGCGTGATCTGCTGCCTGCTCATCATCACCATCCCGTTCGGCATCGCCTCGTTCCGAATCGCCAGCTATGCGCTCTGGCCGTTCGGGCGGACGGTGATTCGTCGCGACGATGCCGGCGTCGGATCGGCGATCGGCAACGTTCTCTGGGTGAT contains:
- a CDS encoding YccF domain-containing protein, with amino-acid sequence MKTLLNIIWLVLAGFWMAIAYVVAGVICCLLIITIPFGIASFRIASYALWPFGRTVIRRDDAGVGSAIGNVLWVIVAGVWLALGHIITGILLCCTIIGIPLGVASFKLVPISLLPLGRQIVPTDSIGVYRPVPVD